From one Lysinibacillus sp. G4S2 genomic stretch:
- a CDS encoding ABC transporter permease gives MKGLQALFKIRETYIGIAITVAFQLIFFSVWMTAYDGVNDRVENLQIGLISEDTELGQQVANEIQASLPFTIKNFTSLNKAEQELNQRTIHMIIQIPNDFTSQLQAGKEAEIIYSINQANASIAKNMMEGVAKQVTEEINHNIYPLQQGKTVEVFSQKFSQLPMEQNTAQQINETVASTIMSVKDRAIDSTIIKTNNVKEFAANFVPLMVIISSFVGAMVMIMQHQQAAQLLQNTISKWQLFLARQIINIGVALTLPFLTIGLMHLFNISSEQSFFSIYLFQALMFWAFLCLAQAFVIVFGNLGMIFNICALSIQLVTSGVLVPQAMLSDFYNKLASLLPATYGADGYYTIIFGGSSDNLISNSSSLGIIIAVSLAISTMVVAFKRSKGKSESEQIIPTSVQ, from the coding sequence ATGAAAGGTTTACAAGCTTTATTTAAAATTCGAGAAACATATATCGGCATTGCCATCACAGTTGCATTTCAACTAATCTTCTTTTCTGTTTGGATGACCGCGTATGATGGTGTAAATGACAGAGTAGAAAATTTACAAATCGGACTAATTAGTGAAGATACTGAGCTGGGGCAACAGGTAGCAAACGAAATACAAGCATCACTGCCCTTTACAATAAAAAATTTCACCTCTCTAAATAAAGCTGAACAGGAATTAAACCAACGTACTATCCATATGATTATTCAGATTCCGAACGACTTTACGAGTCAATTACAAGCAGGTAAAGAGGCTGAAATTATTTACTCTATTAATCAAGCAAATGCGAGCATCGCCAAAAACATGATGGAAGGAGTAGCTAAACAAGTAACAGAGGAAATTAATCACAATATTTATCCTTTACAGCAAGGCAAGACTGTTGAGGTATTTTCTCAAAAGTTCTCACAGCTCCCAATGGAACAAAATACAGCACAACAAATTAACGAAACCGTCGCTTCAACAATTATGAGTGTAAAGGATCGTGCAATAGATTCTACTATTATTAAAACCAATAATGTAAAAGAGTTTGCTGCGAATTTTGTGCCATTAATGGTGATTATTTCGTCGTTTGTTGGTGCAATGGTAATGATTATGCAGCATCAGCAAGCTGCACAACTTCTGCAAAATACAATTTCTAAATGGCAATTGTTCCTAGCACGGCAAATTATTAATATTGGTGTAGCCCTTACCCTTCCATTCTTAACAATCGGTTTAATGCATCTTTTTAATATTTCAAGTGAACAAAGCTTTTTCTCAATCTATCTTTTTCAAGCATTAATGTTCTGGGCTTTCCTCTGCTTGGCACAAGCCTTTGTCATAGTTTTTGGTAATCTTGGTATGATTTTTAATATTTGTGCCCTTTCGATACAGCTTGTTACATCAGGCGTTCTTGTTCCACAAGCAATGCTATCTGATTTTTACAATAAACTAGCCTCTCTTCTTCCAGCAACTTACGGGGCTGATGGCTATTACACAATTATTTTTGGAGGAAGCTCAGACAATCTAATAAGCAATAGTAGCTCGTTAGGAATTATTATTGCAGTATCTTTAGCCATCTCTACTATGGTCGTTGCTTTTAAAAGATCAAAAGGGAAAAGTGAAAGCGAGCAAATTATCCCTACTTCTGTTCAATAA
- a CDS encoding transposase has translation MNFFPEVSQEETPIPEPEKPKKRGRKKKEEREQWLKEQAELEAAKTIFEKTLDQLVDYSYEEIEAEIPLDPSWGTKKNTDNKKFFWYGYRGHLAVDCESQYILLALFSSAHVNDGKMSIPLLKGLAKRHPYLNIEYVLADAGYDFKAVYKQIKRIGARPLIDYNRKNEAEIEGKDKYFRPVCKEGHSYVYDSFDEKYESLKYTRPKGLTVSNV, from the coding sequence ATGAACTTCTTTCCGGAGGTATCACAAGAAGAAACTCCTATTCCCGAGCCGGAAAAGCCGAAAAAACGCGGACGCAAAAAGAAAGAAGAAAGAGAACAATGGCTTAAGGAACAAGCAGAACTTGAAGCTGCCAAAACGATTTTTGAAAAGACGTTAGATCAATTGGTTGACTACTCCTATGAAGAAATCGAAGCAGAAATTCCTCTTGATCCATCATGGGGTACCAAGAAAAACACGGATAATAAAAAGTTTTTCTGGTACGGCTATAGAGGTCATCTGGCCGTTGATTGTGAAAGCCAATATATTTTGTTAGCCTTGTTTTCTTCAGCCCATGTCAATGATGGAAAAATGTCGATTCCTTTACTTAAAGGCTTGGCAAAACGGCATCCTTATTTGAATATTGAATACGTTTTAGCCGATGCAGGATATGATTTTAAAGCCGTTTATAAACAGATTAAAAGGATTGGAGCGCGACCCCTGATCGATTACAACAGGAAGAATGAGGCTGAAATCGAAGGAAAAGACAAATACTTTCGTCCCGTGTGTAAAGAAGGGCACTCTTATGTGTACGATAGCTTTGATGAAAAATATGAATCGCTCAAATACACTCGACCAAAGGGCCTGACCGTATCAAACGTTTAA
- a CDS encoding DUF1835 domain-containing protein, whose amino-acid sequence MAILHITFSLSTQGSIKHAIRQNQLQRDESVLSVDDIFSIGPLSSFEERKNWLEGYLYKDNEDRELYEDIHEEWKKKMAGLTSDVDVWVWYSQNTHEEIGLRLIMSELIDKSSMVFGIDATEGLKSIQPNMMIRHTGELAPDLLMKLRTEAKRFSIDECQRLAKEWEVLKQNSSTLRVWQNGIKHVAEDTLDPIIIECAQRAHAELNEEWLIPMRIIGETLGTIDDYLSEEFVEKRLLALAKQGLFEIDGDTKDMYSYQVKYVGK is encoded by the coding sequence ATGGCAATTTTACATATTACCTTTAGCTTATCTACACAAGGTTCCATAAAACATGCGATACGACAAAACCAATTACAGCGAGATGAGTCGGTGCTTAGCGTCGATGATATTTTTTCGATAGGCCCACTTAGTAGCTTTGAAGAACGAAAAAACTGGTTAGAAGGCTATTTATATAAGGATAATGAAGACCGTGAATTGTACGAGGATATTCATGAAGAATGGAAGAAAAAAATGGCAGGTTTAACGAGTGATGTGGATGTCTGGGTTTGGTATAGCCAAAATACTCATGAAGAGATAGGCCTACGTTTGATCATGAGTGAGTTGATTGATAAAAGTAGTATGGTATTTGGGATTGATGCCACAGAAGGCTTGAAAAGTATACAGCCAAACATGATGATTCGTCATACAGGTGAGCTTGCGCCAGACTTGCTAATGAAGCTCCGTACTGAGGCAAAGCGCTTTTCAATTGATGAATGTCAGCGACTTGCAAAGGAATGGGAAGTGCTGAAACAAAACTCCAGTACATTGCGGGTTTGGCAAAATGGAATTAAACATGTAGCGGAAGATACGTTAGATCCTATCATTATTGAATGTGCGCAAAGAGCACATGCCGAATTAAATGAGGAATGGCTAATACCGATGCGCATTATCGGTGAAACACTTGGTACAATTGATGACTACTTAAGTGAAGAGTTTGTGGAAAAACGCCTGTTGGCCCTTGCAAAGCAGGGACTTTTTGAGATTGATGGCGATACAAAAGATATGTATTCTTATCAAGTGAAATATGTAGGGAAATAA
- a CDS encoding helix-turn-helix domain-containing protein, with translation MKEYKVKEVADLLGTHEETIKRLIRSGPLVECI, from the coding sequence TTGAAAGAATATAAAGTAAAAGAAGTAGCTGACTTATTGGGTACACACGAAGAAACTATTAAACGTTTGATACGGTCAGGCCCTTTGGTCGAGTGTATTTGA
- a CDS encoding DUF2812 domain-containing protein, with protein sequence MHKYRLVVNPYEIEQWVNDMASQGWYLQKFTWFRFTFERGEPGSYIYRHDELERFGASYEEEYLEFLKSSGIEQVDRSGNFVFFRKPAYEGPFELYTDKKTKISNLSKKVTVLLWVILLNLMIGIIGLNGDFSEYEVDWFGLSLNVMNIFVVLVFSIPLFKLIRLRKHLKRDLDVFTD encoded by the coding sequence ATGCATAAATATCGATTAGTCGTCAACCCGTACGAGATTGAGCAATGGGTCAATGATATGGCTAGCCAAGGCTGGTATTTACAAAAATTCACTTGGTTTCGTTTTACATTCGAACGTGGTGAACCAGGTAGCTATATTTACCGCCATGATGAATTGGAGAGATTTGGTGCCTCATACGAAGAAGAATACTTAGAATTTCTGAAATCCTCGGGAATAGAACAGGTAGACCGTTCTGGCAATTTTGTATTTTTTAGAAAGCCGGCATATGAAGGACCATTTGAACTATACACTGATAAAAAAACAAAAATCAGTAACCTTTCCAAAAAAGTTACAGTACTATTATGGGTGATCTTGCTTAACTTAATGATCGGGATCATTGGGCTCAATGGGGATTTTTCAGAGTACGAAGTAGACTGGTTTGGGTTATCTCTTAATGTAATGAACATCTTTGTAGTTTTAGTATTTTCTATACCATTGTTCAAACTCATTCGATTACGAAAGCATTTAAAAAGAGACTTAGATGTTTTTACAGATTAA
- a CDS encoding alpha/beta fold hydrolase has product MKFKKPQPLTIEGGNKAVLLLHGFTGSTKDVKKLGEFLAQRGYTVHAPIYSGHGVEPEALLETKPEDWWNDVVEGYNFLQSKGYEEIAVVGISLGGVFSLKVAEKFPVKACVAMCAPITRDNSKGLFTRLYHYARLYKHFENKSKDQIISELHELRITPKDSLDGVTRLTTETRDELSTIKAPTLVLQGSLDDDLYQESAPFILNTVETDDKEIIWYKNSGHIITLDKERDKVYEDVYKFLDHIEWSVAN; this is encoded by the coding sequence ATGAAGTTTAAAAAGCCACAACCTCTAACAATTGAGGGAGGCAATAAAGCCGTACTATTACTGCATGGATTCACAGGAAGCACAAAAGATGTGAAAAAGCTAGGAGAATTTCTAGCTCAACGAGGATATACTGTTCATGCACCGATTTATAGTGGGCACGGCGTAGAACCAGAAGCATTACTTGAAACAAAACCAGAAGATTGGTGGAACGATGTCGTGGAAGGTTATAACTTCCTGCAGAGTAAGGGTTATGAAGAAATCGCTGTAGTTGGGATTTCACTTGGCGGCGTATTCTCGCTAAAAGTAGCAGAGAAGTTTCCAGTGAAAGCATGTGTTGCAATGTGTGCACCAATCACACGAGACAATTCTAAAGGCTTATTTACTCGCTTATATCATTATGCTCGTTTATATAAACACTTTGAAAATAAATCAAAAGATCAAATTATTTCAGAGTTACATGAACTTCGTATTACACCAAAAGATTCATTAGATGGTGTTACACGTTTAACTACAGAAACACGCGATGAATTATCAACAATTAAAGCACCTACATTAGTATTACAAGGTTCATTAGATGATGATCTTTATCAAGAAAGTGCACCTTTCATTCTTAATACAGTAGAAACTGATGATAAAGAGATCATCTGGTATAAAAATTCTGGCCATATTATTACATTAGACAAAGAACGTGATAAAGTGTACGAGGACGTATACAAATTTTTAGATCATATAGAGTGGTCTGTAGCAAACTAA
- a CDS encoding sodium:proton antiporter — MAVSDIVKQYEDEQGNIYYKMKTYDIDVQATQNSGLAPVITYWMGEKEITDDIRNLRFSPRPPSSYIQDYDEFQAMLYSKEQGAINQLYEQISIKPQNMSSGKQVLWSFFVIVLAMLPLLIAIWWFK, encoded by the coding sequence ATGGCAGTAAGTGATATTGTAAAGCAATATGAAGACGAGCAAGGAAATATCTATTACAAAATGAAAACATATGATATCGATGTACAGGCTACGCAAAATTCAGGTTTAGCGCCTGTTATTACCTATTGGATGGGTGAAAAAGAGATTACTGACGATATTCGAAATTTACGCTTCAGTCCACGCCCTCCCTCAAGCTATATTCAAGATTATGATGAATTTCAAGCCATGCTTTATTCAAAAGAACAAGGTGCCATCAACCAACTATATGAACAAATAAGTATTAAACCACAAAATATGTCTTCAGGAAAACAAGTATTATGGAGTTTCTTCGTCATTGTTTTAGCGATGCTCCCACTATTAATCGCAATTTGGTGGTTCAAATAA
- a CDS encoding LysE family translocator produces the protein MEFSTLLAFLGAAIILTLMPGPDNLFVLAQSITQDKKAGIATSLGLCTGLLVHIGAAVLGISAIIYQSTIIFSIVKFAGAAYLLYLAWQSFRAKGDPLTLEQQNKQNYVTLYKKGILMNILNPKVSLFFLALLPQFVNPSNGYVGLQMLILGILFLVQALLLFSLFSIFAGKVRKVIIGKPTIAKRLNLIQGILFTFIGIQIALSKQ, from the coding sequence TTGGAATTTTCAACGTTATTAGCGTTTTTAGGTGCCGCAATTATTTTAACCTTAATGCCAGGACCAGATAATTTATTTGTACTTGCACAAAGCATTACACAAGATAAGAAGGCTGGTATAGCAACATCACTCGGACTATGTACAGGTTTGCTCGTTCATATAGGAGCTGCTGTTCTCGGTATCTCGGCCATTATTTATCAATCAACAATTATTTTTTCCATTGTTAAATTTGCGGGAGCGGCGTATTTATTATATTTAGCCTGGCAATCATTTCGAGCAAAGGGCGATCCACTCACATTGGAACAGCAAAATAAACAAAACTATGTGACGTTATATAAAAAAGGTATATTAATGAATATTTTAAATCCAAAAGTATCTTTGTTTTTCTTAGCACTATTGCCACAGTTCGTAAATCCATCTAATGGTTATGTAGGTTTACAAATGTTAATATTGGGTATTTTATTTTTAGTACAAGCACTACTACTATTTTCATTATTTAGTATTTTTGCCGGTAAAGTAAGAAAAGTGATTATTGGGAAGCCTACAATTGCTAAACGATTAAATTTAATTCAAGGGATCCTTTTCACTTTTATTGGGATACAAATAGCGCTTAGTAAACAGTAA
- a CDS encoding LysR family transcriptional regulator produces the protein MEWQQLEYFVTVAKLEHMTRAAEALAISQPALSRSISKLEEELGVPLFDRQGRSIMLNRYGELFLYRVLRMRKEYEKAVIELQELNNPELGDVSLGFLHTLGTSIVPDLIRAFRQNHPHIRFHFTQNYSHSQLKQLLAGELDLCLLAAIDTEPPVCWKELWRDELYIMVPIDHPFATRKSIKMKELENENFVLMKKGYALRRTADRLLNAAGIKPKITFEGDEVSTVAGFVGAGLGVSLLPVDEDLNPNKLAKIRVEDMVCERIIGMAWIENRYLPPSARQFQQFIFDFYEKNN, from the coding sequence ATGGAGTGGCAGCAATTAGAATATTTTGTCACAGTTGCAAAGCTTGAGCATATGACACGTGCTGCTGAAGCATTAGCGATTTCTCAGCCAGCATTAAGTCGCTCGATTTCAAAGCTTGAAGAGGAATTAGGAGTACCCTTATTCGACCGACAAGGACGTTCGATTATGCTCAACCGATATGGCGAGCTTTTTTTGTATCGTGTCCTACGCATGCGCAAGGAATATGAAAAAGCAGTTATAGAATTACAGGAACTTAATAACCCAGAGCTTGGTGATGTGTCACTTGGCTTTTTACATACTCTGGGGACTAGTATCGTACCTGATTTAATCCGCGCATTCCGTCAGAACCATCCGCATATTCGCTTTCACTTTACACAAAATTACTCACACTCCCAGTTGAAGCAATTGCTCGCGGGAGAGTTAGACCTTTGTTTACTTGCAGCGATTGACACGGAGCCCCCTGTTTGCTGGAAGGAGCTATGGCGTGATGAGCTTTATATTATGGTGCCGATCGACCATCCCTTCGCCACCCGTAAAAGCATTAAAATGAAGGAACTTGAAAATGAAAATTTTGTTCTGATGAAAAAGGGTTACGCATTGCGCCGTACCGCTGATAGATTATTAAATGCTGCAGGTATCAAGCCGAAGATTACCTTTGAAGGTGATGAGGTGTCAACAGTTGCTGGTTTTGTAGGCGCCGGGCTTGGCGTGTCATTGCTGCCTGTTGACGAAGACTTGAATCCAAATAAATTGGCTAAAATTCGTGTGGAGGATATGGTTTGTGAACGTATAATAGGTATGGCTTGGATAGAAAATCGATATCTTCCACCATCAGCACGACAGTTTCAGCAATTTATATTCGATTTTTACGAGAAAAATAATTGA
- a CDS encoding SDR family oxidoreductase, whose product MRLEGKVAIVTGAASGMGKAIAEGYAKEGAKVVVSDLNLEGAQAVVEGIKAAGGSAIAVQTNVASTEDLQRLFDETKNAYGQLDILVNNAGIMDGMEPVGEISDERWDKVFAVNTTAVMRSMRMATEIFLAQGHGVFVNNISAGGLYGARAGAAYTASKHAVVGLTKNTAFMYADKNIRCNGIAPGAVITNIASSMTNVSQTGAARQALGMSINPRAGQPEEIAQLAIFLGSDEASFVNGQVIAVDGGWTAY is encoded by the coding sequence ATGAGATTAGAAGGTAAAGTAGCAATCGTAACAGGTGCAGCGTCAGGTATGGGAAAAGCAATTGCAGAAGGTTATGCAAAAGAAGGCGCAAAGGTTGTAGTTTCTGACTTGAATTTAGAAGGTGCACAAGCTGTTGTTGAAGGTATAAAAGCAGCTGGTGGCTCAGCGATCGCAGTTCAAACAAATGTCGCATCAACAGAAGACTTACAACGCTTATTTGATGAGACAAAAAATGCTTATGGTCAATTAGATATTTTAGTCAATAATGCTGGCATTATGGATGGTATGGAGCCAGTTGGTGAAATTTCTGATGAACGTTGGGATAAAGTATTTGCGGTAAACACGACTGCTGTTATGCGTTCGATGCGTATGGCAACAGAGATTTTCCTTGCTCAAGGTCATGGTGTCTTTGTTAACAATATTTCTGCTGGCGGTCTATATGGTGCTCGTGCTGGGGCTGCCTATACCGCTTCTAAGCATGCGGTCGTTGGTTTAACAAAAAACACAGCATTTATGTATGCCGATAAAAATATTCGCTGTAACGGTATTGCACCAGGGGCTGTTATTACAAACATTGCCTCTTCCATGACAAATGTGAGTCAAACAGGTGCAGCTCGCCAAGCATTAGGTATGTCCATTAACCCACGTGCCGGACAGCCAGAGGAAATCGCTCAGCTAGCTATTTTCCTTGGCTCCGATGAAGCAAGCTTTGTCAACGGCCAAGTCATTGCTGTTGATGGTGGTTGGACAGCTTACTAA
- a CDS encoding helix-turn-helix transcriptional regulator, whose protein sequence is MSQEHPPLTEGVYYILLALFDARHGYGIMQLVEEMSNGRVRLGAGTIYGAIKTLLERGWIEALDEDGRKKEYIITESGKKVVEYEILRLRELFDNGIRITQEDGTNA, encoded by the coding sequence ATGTCGCAGGAGCATCCGCCGTTAACAGAGGGCGTTTATTATATTTTATTAGCTTTATTTGATGCAAGGCACGGTTATGGCATTATGCAATTGGTAGAGGAAATGAGCAATGGCCGAGTTCGACTTGGAGCTGGAACGATTTATGGTGCAATCAAAACATTACTCGAGCGAGGGTGGATTGAGGCACTAGATGAAGATGGACGAAAAAAGGAATACATTATTACAGAGAGTGGAAAAAAAGTTGTGGAATACGAAATTTTGAGATTAAGGGAACTTTTTGACAATGGCATCCGTATAACACAGGAGGATGGAACAAATGCATAA
- a CDS encoding TetR/AcrR family transcriptional regulator codes for MSANDLRIVKTKQALHNALLTLLSEKPLENITIAEICRVAKVNRGTFYLHYEQKEGLFEEYFQEIMEDLYNSYEEPYRAVTTLDKNQLDPNTIRIFHHIERFKMFYRIVFSKNVPLTYYYMLFDGIHSLMKRDVTAHYQMHDEISIDYYSAYQANAIIGLIIQWYRQDFEDSVSTLNKQLAAILRIGEKQ; via the coding sequence TTGAGTGCGAACGATTTAAGAATTGTTAAAACGAAGCAAGCATTACATAATGCTCTGTTAACTTTATTGAGTGAGAAGCCTTTAGAAAATATTACGATTGCAGAAATTTGTCGGGTAGCAAAGGTGAATAGAGGTACCTTCTACTTGCATTATGAGCAAAAAGAAGGGCTATTTGAAGAATACTTCCAGGAAATTATGGAGGATTTGTATAATTCCTATGAGGAACCATATCGTGCAGTAACAACATTGGATAAGAATCAATTAGATCCAAATACTATTCGTATTTTTCATCATATAGAGCGTTTTAAAATGTTCTATCGCATTGTTTTTTCAAAAAATGTGCCATTGACTTACTATTACATGTTATTTGATGGAATTCATTCGCTAATGAAAAGGGACGTAACCGCTCATTATCAAATGCATGATGAAATATCCATTGATTATTATAGTGCTTATCAAGCAAACGCAATCATTGGCCTAATCATCCAATGGTATCGCCAAGATTTTGAGGATAGCGTTAGTACCTTGAATAAGCAACTTGCGGCTATTTTGCGAATTGGTGAAAAGCAATGA
- the brnQ gene encoding branched-chain amino acid transport system II carrier protein: MQQKIPFSTYAVIGTMLFGLYFGAGNLIFPIQLGQLAGTNFWFGLIGFLITAIGLPFLGILAIGLSGSNGLRDLASRVHPLFGVIFSLALYLTIGPFFAIPRTATVPFVVGFEPYIQAEHTTLLLALFSFVFFAIVFYFSLNPAKIMDYIGKYLTPAFLIVLFILIIISILKPMGHFQQPMGDYIDSAFMTGFKEGYNTMDALASLAFGIVVINAIKNAGISDRKEIAKATWKSGIFAMALMMLIYGLITYMGASSIEAIGSFDNGGLIFAAVAEHYFGSFGAILLAFIIVLACLKTSIGLITSCSEFFHGVFPKISYKWFVFILCLVSFIIANFGLNNIIKFAIPVLMFLYPLAIVLILLALSSSLFNNKQTVYAIAMIFTFFISLIDGYKALVSSIPAAKLSIFDSIEKVYSDFLPFYDIGLGWILPALIGAIIGSMFPAKRA; encoded by the coding sequence ATGCAACAAAAAATACCTTTTTCAACATATGCAGTCATTGGCACGATGCTTTTCGGACTGTATTTTGGAGCGGGGAATCTTATTTTTCCAATTCAGCTTGGACAATTAGCAGGGACCAACTTTTGGTTTGGACTAATTGGATTTTTAATAACAGCTATCGGTTTACCGTTTCTAGGTATTTTAGCTATTGGTTTATCAGGTAGTAACGGTTTGCGTGACTTAGCGAGCCGTGTTCATCCATTATTTGGCGTCATCTTTTCTTTAGCGCTCTATTTAACGATCGGTCCTTTTTTTGCGATTCCACGTACAGCGACAGTTCCGTTTGTTGTTGGCTTTGAACCATATATTCAAGCAGAGCATACAACACTTCTACTTGCTTTATTTAGCTTTGTATTTTTCGCCATCGTTTTTTATTTCTCATTGAATCCTGCGAAAATTATGGATTATATCGGTAAATATTTAACACCAGCATTTTTGATTGTGTTATTTATTTTAATTATTATTAGTATTTTAAAGCCGATGGGGCATTTCCAACAGCCAATGGGAGACTATATTGATTCAGCATTTATGACAGGCTTTAAAGAAGGCTATAACACAATGGATGCGCTAGCGTCATTAGCTTTTGGTATTGTCGTTATTAACGCGATTAAAAACGCAGGAATTTCTGATAGAAAAGAAATTGCTAAGGCAACGTGGAAATCTGGTATTTTTGCCATGGCATTAATGATGCTAATATATGGTTTAATAACGTATATGGGGGCATCGAGTATTGAGGCTATTGGTTCATTTGATAACGGTGGTTTAATATTTGCTGCTGTTGCTGAACACTATTTCGGATCCTTTGGTGCAATTTTATTGGCATTTATTATTGTCCTTGCTTGTTTAAAGACAAGTATTGGCTTAATCACATCTTGTAGTGAATTTTTCCATGGAGTGTTCCCGAAAATAAGCTATAAGTGGTTTGTATTCATATTGTGCCTTGTATCATTTATAATTGCCAACTTCGGATTAAATAATATCATTAAATTCGCCATTCCAGTACTAATGTTCTTGTATCCTCTGGCAATTGTTTTAATTCTACTTGCTTTAAGCTCATCGCTATTTAACAATAAGCAAACGGTTTATGCAATTGCGATGATTTTTACATTTTTTATTAGTTTAATTGATGGCTATAAAGCATTAGTGAGTAGCATTCCAGCGGCGAAATTAAGTATTTTTGATTCGATTGAGAAAGTTTATTCAGACTTCTTACCATTCTATGACATTGGTTTAGGATGGATACTACCTGCGTTAATTGGTGCTATTATAGGAAGCATGTTCCCAGCGAAAAGGGCGTAA
- a CDS encoding DUF2812 domain-containing protein, with amino-acid sequence MKKRVYRIFLDYEKEESWVNDMAAHGWNLKKTILGYFVFEKGEPGQYIYRSELVKGKTKDYFEFLEAMDIECVSKFAGWAYYRKKASEGPFELFSDNSSKIHYLQTLNRLFIPLALFNLFMSITNFSLGLTVNLLNSAMGFINFLVAMTMCILILKIEKRKKGLQQELHIFEG; translated from the coding sequence ATGAAAAAAAGAGTCTATCGAATTTTTCTAGATTATGAAAAAGAAGAGTCATGGGTCAATGATATGGCAGCTCATGGATGGAATCTTAAGAAAACAATTTTAGGTTACTTTGTATTTGAAAAAGGGGAACCTGGTCAATACATTTATCGCAGTGAATTAGTGAAAGGGAAAACGAAAGATTATTTCGAATTTTTAGAGGCAATGGATATTGAGTGTGTTTCCAAGTTTGCGGGTTGGGCCTATTATCGTAAAAAGGCATCAGAAGGACCATTTGAATTATTTTCGGATAATTCTTCGAAAATTCATTATCTACAAACACTAAACCGTCTCTTTATTCCTCTAGCATTATTCAATCTTTTTATGAGCATTACTAACTTTTCACTCGGATTAACAGTAAACCTCTTAAATTCAGCTATGGGATTTATTAACTTTTTAGTAGCAATGACTATGTGCATACTTATATTGAAAATTGAAAAGCGAAAAAAAGGATTGCAACAGGAATTACATATATTTGAAGGATAG
- a CDS encoding TetR/AcrR family transcriptional regulator, which translates to MSTKGTAEKIIEAALHLVSEKGYTAATTKSIAELAGVNEVTIFRHFGNKRGILKAIIEQFSYYPLLQHELNKNITWDLETDLLNLSIKHFNFLMSIKDFVMIGFKEAMQFPEINEEIANIPLHIKNELIHYFEEMHERGKIREIDMEAAALSLIAINFGHFMSRARLETLVSDMPIEELLKTSVSIFSRGLAP; encoded by the coding sequence TTGTCAACGAAAGGAACTGCAGAAAAGATCATTGAAGCAGCTTTACATCTTGTCAGCGAGAAGGGATATACCGCAGCAACAACGAAATCAATCGCTGAATTAGCAGGGGTCAATGAAGTAACAATTTTTCGCCATTTTGGTAATAAGCGCGGGATTTTGAAAGCCATTATTGAGCAATTTTCCTATTATCCGCTTTTGCAGCACGAACTCAATAAAAATATTACATGGGATTTAGAAACAGATTTGTTAAATCTCTCCATTAAACATTTTAACTTTTTAATGTCTATTAAGGACTTTGTAATGATTGGTTTTAAAGAAGCGATGCAATTCCCTGAAATTAATGAAGAAATTGCAAATATCCCACTTCATATTAAAAATGAGCTAATTCATTATTTTGAGGAAATGCATGAAAGAGGGAAAATTAGAGAAATTGATATGGAAGCAGCAGCGTTATCATTGATTGCTATTAATTTCGGGCATTTCATGTCACGGGCTCGCTTAGAGACACTCGTGTCTGATATGCCAATTGAAGAATTGTTAAAAACGAGCGTTTCAATTTTTTCTAGGGGATTAGCTCCCTAG